The following proteins are encoded in a genomic region of Takifugu rubripes chromosome 9, fTakRub1.2, whole genome shotgun sequence:
- the cspg4 gene encoding chondroitin sulfate proteoglycan 4 isoform X1 codes for MRALHSVLVGAFLTLLLCLPSPSHGESYFGDSFCTIQAFQDVSTFQLSLQIKTSRRSGLLFLAAGMEDYLFLELQNGRVEARMNMGSGEVTLSSSQVVQLNNLLDHQISLTLQDGQLTMTIDELYPTYVPVTDDGEELNIDQGIWLGGTGALDTPYLSNAIPPFRGCMSEVRFESHQFDILRTAFRQCHDTKESCSSEFQASDGEATSFSTPDSFVSFSTWSGASDAPRALEFLMKTTIEDSLLVFHPGRDTDFFAIGIVKGYLKGMVDLGNGVEVLDNVQVQLDDDQWHRVVVQIRQDTFAINVDSQSASLPLDPSQTFDLVGNLYMGGIQGKMKEVFRDSGPLDRIEEEMTTESFIGCLGEIKVNQKHRSLQDALVTKDVHVKCEGEDYDYSSYDDVDSTTTSPPVHIRYVDIDLNEQHCYPTDETPEEFRNVKKLLDVTPLLVTEGGEMLLDVSHLKPTFDLGAAGVHQSEIVFSLENEPWYGLVDIEVPTKHTQKFTLLDIANNKIKYMHDGNERHPDQIRLEVAVHTNSYLPECLKAPREYVLPVEIVPLNDVPQLGGDEIMITENGRTLLIPNIIKITDSDTRCDQLEVTVTSELLIDVGYFENDKQPGRRISEFSCRDLNDGSIYFVHRGGTPNAITLKVSDGQSLSHSTTLKLSVTPPHITIVINNGLALAQGSNTSISIQNLAALARPRNGDLVYNITQPLQYGELQKMTSSGMYKQVTMFHQSDLERGRLRYVSTDSSDQEDVLADMIQFDIHLGQFTLWNNTFLVKIIPAPVKVSNLVALEIQDDEEQTIGLTELQAEVRGKNPDPQSVKYILMNPPKLGSLILLNKELTEGDIFTQKDLLDGTVSYRVRVKRAVDSTDQFQFRVFADEQYSPLYTFPVNILASSAGPVLTNEILVVLQGGEHTLNKDYLWLESPDSIDYVYQIAQQPKFGHLIRDSPPGQPRFEGAIRVFSNEDLQRNRLIYKHDGSKSSSDEFHFSVFDQSTDSGNDEIISGVFRVSIQSKNEHIPFRVVDKVFNVVRYGQRLLTTDVIRFKDDDSGFNDSQIVYAREGILSGNIVSTSNPSQSLFRFTQADLRSKNVLFVHHGADKERFPLQVSDGFHKTTALLQIQAGEPYLHVVNNTIIVIDHGSTKTLNTTLLSADTNMDIRDDGEIRFLVTSPPSDGRIIVSGIEASEFTQEDLKKGVVSYEHNYESLRSKDSFSFTLTAGGHSEEGTFRIKIFKRAYLSEPEVMTNEVIISYEGEHTIISQDNLKVEQPDILPTEMVFTIKSPPSHGHVVKLTNSSDASASPVLDYIHSFTQEDINQGRILYVSAFVQGRDVFTVDVSNGFTTVENLHISVDIVPRLIPVQAFNFSVKEGLSRPINAEIINISHPFYSSANIEFFVEESPQHGDIRYLNGDELTYFTWEEMKLGHIYYMHDSTESTEDSFTLSASAYEIERRSHPFTISVTVIPVNDEPPKLTRNTGLEVLAGEEADITASMLNTEDADTPVEALVYNLEALTGGRVAFKEAPEEAILNFTQSHVNKGEVIFIHQAGEKSGGFGFTVTDGEHTTPLYQFVVTARPLTITMVTQEELVVFPGKRQPITSANLGAVTSEDGNEISYSLIRPPRLGRLILATDKNQYEEITHFSQTQLESGVVYYEHQVPEEPFWVAKDSIELALSSQPAPDVRHILPIVISYYAAHSNVSSQLWKNKGLEIVQGQRKAIEVSILDASNLLASLPEEQRSDADVVFELKRFPGHGRVTVEGRDLPRDAPRFTQRDVTEGRLEYLHDDSPASFDSFSFQARLKSDIHVLSSPAESVILEEIFNISVKRRGSEPPEIVTTDVLLEVLQGSVTILTQRHLNTQDEDSPPDEVFFKVTKAPTNGRLVHSLTMEAVSEFTQDMVNLGQVGFYSDGSLANGFVEFVVSDGRHQTKPHTLHIGVLARTLILEKAPEIKVKQGDDETLVTEEMLRATAGGGKEEDVLYKITSVPKYAAIMVDRQPTSAFTQKQIREGRVSVRFVKSTSPRDSVAFVARSRAANVSSVLNITVQPLASIAQDPLLPQGALVQLDKKLLDATALANKTGSSPTFKVIQQPKGARFVRSGNPGAGQPVDVFSQKDLDEGRVAMEILNGSSNPQDGTGQDEARFLLKAHGVPPAECVLPFQTGPYNASGVYPATLLRIPSEDPSRDGFKGPPQVGGSTRAPPSRPRWGGNMDGTQPGWDGPTTAPPGDSPHGKPHLARQNNLWSILIPILVVLLILLLAAIVAYYLIRKNKTGKHNVQTAASKPKNGEVAGSETFRKTDQVNNIPMSNMDSKDTDPELLQHCRTTNPALKKNQYWV; via the exons aaTCCTACTTTGGTGACAGCTTCTGCACCATACAAGCCTTCCAAGATGTCTCCACCTTCCAGTTGTCACTTCAGATCAAAACAAGCCGACGAAGTGGGCTGCTGTTTCTGGCTGCAGGAATGGAAGATTACCTGTTCCTTGAGCTCCAGAATGGAAGAGTTGAG GCACGAATGAACATGGGGTCTGGGGAGGTAACACTGTCCTCATCCCAAGTAGTCCAGCTGAACAACCTATTGGATCACCAGATATCACTCACGCTGCAAGATGGTCAACTCACCATGACAATTGATGAGCTCTACCCAACATATGTTCCTGTGACTGATGATGGGGAGGAGCTCAACATTGACCAGGGTATTTGGCTTGGAGGAACTGGAGCTCTGGACACTCCATACCTCAGTAATGCCATTCCTCCTTTCCGTGGCTGCATGAGTGAGGTCAGATTTGAATCCCATCAGTTTGATATTCTCAGGACAGCCTTCCGACAGTGCCATGACACAAAGGAATCATGCAGCAGTGAGTTCCAAGCAAGTGACGGGGAGGCGACAAGTTTCAGCACTCCTGATTCCTTTGTATCCTTCTCAACCTGGAGCGGTGCAAGCGATGCTCCAAGGGCTTTAGAGTTCCTCATGAAAACCACCATTGAAGATTCTCTGCTTGTTTTCCATCCAGGCCGGGACACTGACTTCTTTGCTATTGGTATTGTGAAAGGATACCTCAAAGGCATGGTGGACCTCGGCAATGGCGTGGAGGTGTTGGACAATGTCCAGGTTCAGCTGGACGATGATCAGTGGCACAGAGTTGTGGTCCAAATCCGTCAAGATACTTTTGCCATTAATGTTGACAGCcagtctgcctccctccctcttgaCCCCTCACAAACATTTGATCTGGTTGGGAATTTGTATATGGGAGGCATCCAAGGTAAAATGAAGGAAGTATTTCGTGACAGTGGCCCTTTAGATCGTATAGAAGAGGAAATGACGACCGAGTCCTTTATTGGTTGCTTGGGTGAAATCAAAGTCAATCAGAAGCACAGAAGCCTGCAGGATGCTTTGGTGACCAAAGATGTTCATGTTAAATGCGAAGGAGAAGACTATGACTACTCGAGTTACGATGACGTAGACAGCACCACAACTTCTCCACCCGTTCATATCCGATATGTTGACATTGACCTTAATGAGCAGCATTGCTACCCAACAGATGAAACTCCAGAGGAgttcagaaatgtaaaaaagcTACTTGACGTCACCCCATTATTGGTGACTGAAGGTGGAGAAATGCTCCTGGACGTCAGCCACCTAAAGCCTACGTTCGACCTGGGTGCTGCGGGAGTGCATCAGTCAGAGATTGTTTTCAGCCTGGAGAACGAACCCTGGTACGGCTTAGTTGATATAGAAGTccccacaaaacacacacaaaagtttACTCTTCTCGACATTGCCAATAACAAAATTAAGTACATGCATGATGGAAACGAGAGGCATCCGGATCAAATCAGGTTAGAGGTTGCCGTTCACACAAACAGCTATCTTCCAGAATGTCTAAAAGCTCCTCGGGAGTATGTCCTTCCAGTGGAAATTGTCCCTCTTAATGACGTGCCACAACTTGGTGGAGACGAAATCATGATCACAGAAAATGGCAGGACTCTCTTAATTCCCAACATTATTAAAATTACAGATTCAGACACACGTTGCGATCAATTAGAAGTGACTGTAACCTCAGAGCTCCTAATAGACGTTGGTTACTTTGAAAATGACAAACAGCCAGGAAGAAGAATCTCAGAGTTTAGCTGCAGGGATCTGAATGATGGAAgtatttattttgttcacaGAGGTGGTACTCCGAATGCAATTACCTTAAAAGTCTCTGATGGTCAGTCTCTAAGCCATTCAACTACTCTGAAGTTGTCTGTGACACCACCACACATAACTATTGTCATCAACAATGGCCTTGCCCTGGCTCAAGGAAGCAACACGTCCATAAGTATTCAGAATCTGGCAGCCCTTGCTCGCCCCCGTAATGGAGACCTTGTGTATAACATCACCCAACCTCTGCAATACGGAGAACTCCAGAAAATGACAAGCAGTGGAATGTACAAGCAGGTCACAATGTTCCATCAGTCTGACCTGGAGCGAGGTCGGCTCAGGTACGTCAGCACAGACTCCAGTGACCAGGAGGATGTTCTGGCCGACATGATTCAGTTTGACATCCATCTGGGGCAGTTCACTCTTTGGAACAACACCTTCTTAGTGAAAATAATCCCTGCTCCAGTTAAAGTTTCCAATCTGGTTGCACTAGAGATACAAGATGACGAAGAACAAACAATTGGATTGACGGAGCTTCAAGCTGAAGTACGTGGGAAAAACCCAGATCCACAGTCTGTAAAATACATCCTTATGAACCCTCCAAAACTCGGTAGTCTAATATTGTTGAACAAAGAGTTGACTGAGGGTGACATCTTTACTCAAAAGGACCTTTTGGACGGTACTGTGAGCTACAGGGTGCGTGTTAAAAGAGCAGTGGACAGTACGGACCAGTTCCAGTTTCGGGTCTTTGCCGATGAGCAATACTCCCCTCTATACACCTTCCCCGTGAACATCCTCGCCAGCTCAGCTGGTCCTGTTCTGACCAATGAAATATTAGTTGTTTTACAGGGTGGTGAACACACACTAAACAAAGACTATCTTTGGCTTGAGTCCCCAGACTCTATAGACTATGTGTACCAAATCGCACAACAGCCAAAATTTGGCCACCTGATAAGAGATTCCCCTCCAGGTCAGCCCAGGTTTGAGGGGGCAATAAGAGTATTCAGCAATGAGGACCTGCAACGCAACAGGCTGATTTACAAGCATGACGGTTCCAAGTCCAGCAGCGATGAAttccacttttcagtttttgatcaaagcaCAGACTCAGGCAATGACGAAATCATCAGCGGAGTTTTCAGAGTTTCCATCCAGTCCAAGAATGAGCATATACCTTTCAGAGTCGTGGATAAGGTCTTCAATGTGGTGCGCTACGGCCAGCGTCTGCTAACAACTGATGTCATTAGGTTTAAAGATGATGACTCGGGATTCAACGACTCCCAGATTGTCTACGCCCGCGAAGGGATCCTCTCAGGCAATATCGTCTCTACGTCTAATCCATCGCAGTCCCTTTTCCGTTTCACACAAGCCGACCTGCGCAGTAAGAATGTTCTCTTCGTTCACCACGGAGCAGACAAGGAGCGCTTTCCGCTGCAGGTGTCCGACGGTTTCCACAAGACCACTGCGCTGCTTCAGATCCAGGCCGGCGAGCCCTACCTGCACGTAGTAAACAACACCATAATTGTCATTGACCACGGAAGCACCAAGACCCTGAACACCACCCTGCTGAGCGCCGACACCAACATGGACATCAGAGATGACGGGGAGATCAGGTTCCTGGTTACGTCCCCACCGAGCGACGGACGGATCATCGTGAGCGGCATCGAGGCTTCAGAGTTCACCCAGGAGGATCTGAAAAAAGGAGTCGTATCGTACGAACACAATTACGAGAGTTTGAGGTCCAAGGACTCCTTCAGCTTCACCCTAACAGCAGGGGGACATTCCGAAGAGGGTACATTCAGGATTAAAATCTTCAAGCGAGCCTACCTGTCTGAGCCTGAGGTCATGACCAATGAGGTCATCATTTCCTATGAGGGAGAGCACACCATTATCAGCCAGGACAACCTCAAG GTGGAGCAGCCTGATATTCTGCCTACGGAAATGGTGTTCACCATTAAGAGCCCTCCGTCCCATGGTCATGTGGTCAAACTGACCAACAGTTCAGACGCATCGGCCTCTCCTGTCCTCGACTACATCCACTCCTTCACCCAGGAGGACATCAACCAGGGCCGCATTCTTTACGTGTCTGCGTTCGTCCAG GGCAGAGATGTCTTCACTGTGGACGTCAGTAATGGTTTTACCACCGTGGAGAACCTGCACATTTCTGTGGACATCGTGCCCCGGCTCATCCCCGTCCAGGCCTTCAATTTCAGCGTGAAGGAAGGACTTTCCAGGCCAATTAATGCCGAGATAATTAATATCTCGCATCCCTTCTACAGCTCAGCCAACATTGAGTTCTTTGTGGAAGAATCCCCACAACACGGAGACATCCGCTACCTGAACGGAGATGAACTGACTTATTTCACATGGGAGGAG atGAAGCTTGGACACATCTACTACATGCATGACAGCACAGAAAGCACGGAGGACAGCTTCACACTCTCTGCCTCCGCTTATGAGATCGAACGGCGGAGCCACCCCTTCACCATCTCAGTGACTGTCATCCCGGTCAACGACGAGCCGCCCAAACTGACGCGTAACACGGGACTGGAG GTTCTTGCTGGGGAGGAAGCTGACATCACCGCCAGCATGCTAAATACTGAGGATGCCGACACCCCTGTGGAGGCACTGGTCTACAACCTCGAGGCGCTGACCGGTGGGAGGGTGGCGTTCAAAGAAGCACCTGAGGAGGCCATCCTTAACTTCACCCAGTCTCACGTCAACAAGGGAGAGGTCATCTTCATCCACCAGG CAGGTGAAAAGTCTGGAGGTTTCGGTTTCACTGTGACAGATGGCGAGCACACCACGCCTCTTTACCAGTTTGTCGTGACCGCCCGGCCTCTCACCATCACGATGGTAACGCAGGAGGAACTCGTGGTTTTTCCAG ggaagAGGCAGCCCATCACAAGTGCCAATCTGGGGGCTGTAACCAGTGAGGATGGAAACGAGATAAGCTACTCGCTGATCCGCCCACCTCGTTTAGGGAGACTCATCCTGGCCACTGACAAGAACCAGTATGAGGAAATTACCCATTTCTCACAAACACAG ctggagtcaggagTGGTCTACTACGAGCACCAGGTACCAGAGGAACCATTCTGGGTGGCCAAGGACTCCATAGAGCTGGCTCTGTCGTCCCAGCCGGCCCCGGACGTCCGTCACATCCTGCCCATCGTCATCTCTTACTATGCTGCTCACAGCAACGTCTCGTCCCAGCTGTGGAAGAACAAAG gTCTTGAAATCGTGCAGGGCCAGAGAAAAGCCATCGAGGTCTCCATTCTGGACGCCTCCAACCTCCTGGCCAGCCTCCCCGAAGAGCAGCGCTCCGATGCCGACGTGGTTTTTGAGCTGAAGCGCTTTCCCGGCCACGGTCGGGTGACGGTGGAGGGGCGGGATCTGCCCCGGGACGCCCCAAGGTTCACCCAGAGAGACGTGACCGAGGGCCGGCTGGAGTACCTCCACGACGACTCGCCGGCCTCCTTCGACAGTTTCTCTTTCCAGGCGCGGCTCAAGTCCGACATCCATGTTTTGAGCTCGCCCGCAGAATCTGTCATCCTGGAAGAAATCTTTAACATCTCGGTCAAACGGCGCGGCTCGGAGCCCCCCGAGATCGTCACCACAGATGTTCTCTTGGAGGTTCTCCAGGGGTCCGTGACCATCCTGACCCAAAGGCATCTGAACACCCAGGATGAGGACAGCCCACCAGATGAAGTCTTCTTCAAGGTGACCAAGGCGCCCACCAACGGTCGACTGGTCCACTCGCTCACGATGGAAGCCGTGTCTGAGTTCACCCAAGACATGGTGAATCTGGGGCAGGTGGGCTTCTACAGCGACGGCAGCCTCGCCAACGGGTTCGTGGAGTTCGTCGTGTCAGACGGGCGGCACCAGACGAAGCCCCACACGCTCCACATCGGCGTCTTGGCTCGCACCCTGATTCTGGAGAAAGCCCCGGAAATCAAGGTGAAACAAGGCGACGATGAGACGCTGGTGACCGAGGAGATGTTGAGGGCCACCGCCGGGGGCGGCAAAGAGGAGGACGTCCTCTACAAGATCACGAGTGTCCCCAAGTACGCAGCGATCATGGTGGACAGGCAGCCCACGTCCGCCTTCACGCAGAAGCAGatcagagaaggaagagtcAGCGTTCGCTTCGTCAAGTCCACGTCGCCTCGCGACAGCGTCGCTTTCGTGGCTCGCAGCCGGGCGGCCAacgtctcctctgtcctcaacATCACCGTGCAGCCTCTCGCTAGCATCGCTCAGGATCCCCTCCTACCACAGGGCGCTCTGGTCCAGCTGGACAAGAAGCTTCTGGACGCAACCGCGTTGGCCAACAAGACCGGATCCTCGCCGACGTTCAAAGTCATCCAGCAGCCAAAGGGGGCTCGTTTTGTGCGGTCTGGAAATCCCGGCGCGGGTCAGCCAGTCGACGTGTTCAGCCAGAAGGACCTGGACGAGGGACGCGTGGCCATGGAGATCCTCAACGGCTCTTCTAATCCACAAGACGGCACCGGTCAGGATGAAGCCCGCTTCCTGCTCAAAGCCCACGGAGTTCCTCCAGCAGAGTGCGTGCTTCCCTTCCAGACTGGCCCCTACAACGCCTCCGGGGTCTATCCCGCCACGCTGCTGAGAATTCCCTCTGAAGACCCATCAAGAGACGGGTTCAAAGGCCCCCCGCAGGTGGGCGGGTCCACGCGCGCCCCTCCAAGCAGACCCCGCTGGGGTGGCAACATGGATGGGACCCAACCCGGATGGGACGGACCCACCACCGCCCCTCCCGGCGACAGCCCCCACGGGAAACCGCACCTAGCTCGGCAGAACAACCTCTGGTCCATCCTCATCCCCATCCTGGtggtcctcctcatcctgctgctggcagCCATCGTGGCCTACTACCTGATCCGTAAAAACAAGACGGGCAAGCACAACGTCCAGACGGCGGCATCAAAGCCCAAGAACGGAGAGGTCGCCGGCTCGGAAACCTTCCGCAAAACGGACCAAGTGAACAACATCCCCATGTCCAACATGGACTCCAAGGACACCGACCCGGAGCTGTTGCAGCACTGTCGGACAACGAACCCGGCCTTGAAAAAGAACCAGTACTGGGTTTGA